In Drosophila ananassae strain 14024-0371.13 chromosome 3R, ASM1763931v2, whole genome shotgun sequence, the DNA window ggcggcggcggtggcggcggggGTGGTGCGGCATTGGGAGGCGACATTTTTGGTGAGTGCTGtttggaaataaaataaatttaaaatcccAAACACACTGAATGAGTTACGAACCTGATCGGGCACTGGAGGCGGGGGCGGCAAGTCGCTAAGGGAGTTCAACTGGTTGCCCCCCATTCCCATGTTGTTGAATGTGTTGCTCAGCTGCGTCATAACCATGTCGTTGGCGTTCTGGACGCTGTTCGGAGTCATCTGCGGAGATCCAGCTCGCGATGTACTGTTCGCCCGGCCCAGCAGCTTGGCCGCAATGTGTCCGCTGTTGGCGCCATTCATGGCGGACATGGGCGACATGGCGTCCGGTAcgggcggtggtggtggcaaCGCGTCCCTGCTGGTCGACATACTCCTACCCCGGGTCGGGGTATTGGCATTCGAGGCTGTGGGTGTGCCCCCACCGCTGCCGTTCGATGGTGGAGCCGGTGGCGGTTGTGAGGGACGCGGCTTGTTGCGCGACGGGGTGCCCGGTCCGTAAATGGGCTCCGGCGACATAACACCCTGCCCCGCCTGGCCGTACAGGGAGTGGGACTGGTACAGGCCGGCATCGTACatctgctggtgctgctgcatGTGCATCTGCTGGGCTCCAGCCATTCCATTGGCTCCGAACGAGGCCGCATACTGATTGTGGCCCATCTGGGGGTTGACCTGGTCGTAGGTGCTGCCATCGATCTGCTCCGACTGGTAGCTGTGGCGCAACTCGATCGAGTTGGGACGCGGTGGGCGTGTGTCGTAGACTCCCATATCTAGAAGGGTGGGAAGGGATAGCGATTAGAACCGCTCCTGGTAGTCATACTCTTCATACAGGACACGCATCTCATTTAAAAACACGCCAATTATTGTGTAATTACACTTGAAACTAAATTAGACATGTAATTACAAGCAATTGAGTCTTTCTGTGCAGATGAGACTCCATCAGAGGCCAATTCTTAAGacaaatttttgttaaaatataaaaaccgATTTGAGAGTTTTTAGAGAATTTGAGAAGACTCTGCGCACAGAAAAGAATTTTGGAGAAAGATGTGGCGACAGATAGGAATTAGTTAGGCTCTAGAGTGAGGTGTACGATTGAAAAGACGGAGATGTGGAAACAGACTCAACTACAACAGAAAGTTATAAGGATCCTAAACAAAAATTAGGAAGCGCAGCTGGCCAGGCCAATGAATTCAATAATTGGATAAAGAATTCATTGGATTCTCGACCGCGCCGCCTTCGACTGAAAGTATCTTACATAGTTAAATGGTTAACGAGTCGGCTCTGTACAGTGTACACTGTGttaataaaaatgataaagGATTGCTAGTTAAAAGTATAGAAGAgtataatatatagaaaagCGTGTGAAATAACACTTATAGTCGTTACTGAGCTTGCTTAAAGGTGTGAAGATGTCTAACCTGCAATCGCAACGGCGGTTTGCTTTGTGACATTACTGTTATTCTCCAAATGCGATAGCATATTATAAGGCTTTACTGTATCTGTAAATGAGATGATTATGCGTGTTGGATCCATACAAGATTACAGATCTAATAACAATAACGATCATAACGAAAAACGATAGTAACAAAAAACGGCATGCAGTAAGTCTAAGCGGTGGATAGCGGTCTTTTGGATGTGAGCTACATCAGATTCTGTTCGGAGATTTAGtcattattttgaaaaactgATATCAGAGAACTGATAACCCTTCTCTGAATGATAATGAAGGTTAATGCTAAGTAACAGCAACAAGGCGTCGCATAAATAGTCATCGTTCGGGGGGACTTCTTTCTGCTTGGCAAATTGAAAACTAGCGAGCTTTTTGAGTGAAGTTGAAGTAGTGGAATGAATATGGACGGGATCGGCGAGATGGCCTGGAAATGCATGTCAACATGGCACCATCATCATTCGTACCTACGTCATTAACATTACCGACAACCTGGTGGTGGCTGGCATCGGTCTCAGCCTCGCTCACAGTCTGTATTCTGACTAGCTGAACTACACGAGCAGACAGTACATAATATAATTCATAATTAAATTGATTCAAATGCCAAACAAGTGCAAATACTCAGTGCGTTGGAGGAGAAAAAGAGAGCTATTCAAAATCTGATCATCAATTGGCTTCGCACTGAGTACTTGGTTTCATTTTGTTTCTCAGATTGTTGAAATACTATTTGTATCTTAAATACTATTagaattttaatttctcttaGACCATATATACTTTAATTATTTCAACAACCCGTCTAGCTGAGCTTAGAGTCTCTCCTATGTACTCACTTCCGTAACCGGCCTCCTCGTTGACCATGGAGTTGGGTGTCCGGTATATAACATTGTTGGGCATCAGGGTCTCGCCGTGCACCAGGACGAGCTGGCGCTGTTTCTCGCGCGTATTGTGCGGCTGTCGTATTTTGGTCTTTTGCTTCTTGTTGCTACGCCCAGCTGCCCCGCCGGCTCCTCCGTCCTGTCGCGGTCGATTCATCTTCTTGCCCTTGTCGTGCATCACACGTTCGGTGTCCTTGAGCATCTCCTGGCGCCACAGCTCAAAGAAGTAGTTGGGATCGGTGTAGAACTTAAGACCGTCCTTCCCATCGTCCCGATACACATTCAGCTTGTCCAGCGGCGGCGGTTTGTCGCACTGGGCGTATGTTTCCAGCATGGGTGCCGGCATGGTGGCCCGTGAGAAGATCTGCTGATCGAACACCTTGGCCGACTTGAAGGCCTTCTTGCGCGTTATGTCCGTCAGGGGCACCTCCTCCACAGTGCTGTCCAGCTGGGTGACCTTGATGGCCAGCCGATCGATGCGGGCCTGCAACGAGTTGGCCCGATCCCCAATATTAGCGACATCGCGGGCCAGCTCACCGAACACATCCTCGGCGTGTTTCGAGAGCGAGGATAGCTGCCGGATGATGTTCGTGAGGGTGGTGTTGGTCACCGTCTCGAGCTCCACGGACTGCAGCTCGTCCTGCTGGTAGACGGAGCGGGCCACATGTACGGGCTCTATCGATCGCTTCGGCAGTGGCATGGTCGGGCGCGGTAGACAATTAACTCCAACTTATCCCGTGAATTAGTGTGTCCTCATTGactgaaatacaaaaaatacttaaattataaaataaatgaaatttttatcgattttttttatgttattttctgttgaactgcaattttgaaatgatttatttgaaaCAATCAAGATTTTAGTGTCACTCTTGAGTTATAattcttgtttatttattttttttaattaataggAGCCTTCCAATTGGCCTTCGAGGTGGACCGCAGGGTAAATTCTCCATTAAAGCCTCTATTTGCATAGTTTTTAACATAAATTTTGTGATATGCGCGGCCCGGCCGTCGTCGTCTGGACCACACCCCATGTCCAATGGATATAAGTATTCACTGTTTGGGTGATAAGAGCGCTACGCCCAAATCCCACCCCCTCAAGATTCATTCACAGTCGGAGGCGAGATAAGTCGATAAAGTGGCCGCTTCAATGGCTCTATCTCGGAAAGACTTCACCATACGTGGTGGCAGCACCTACATATGTACGCGAAGTACGCGTACACATCTGGGGGCCCCCACCAACGCAAATTAGATATTCAGGGTGCCAAGAGTGCCGAGAGCTGCCGTTTGTGGGGGCACACACGAAGGTGGGTGCGCTTTGCTGTTGGCTATGTGTGTATGTGGCTCTTATTACTAATTTTCACGCGATTCCCTGCGTTCGCGTTCGCACTTGGGCTGTGCCATATCACTGCAACTAAATGGCAATAATacattgtatgtatttttctGCAAGCACTTTCTATTCCTCAATTTATTGCATTGCTCACTCACCGCCCGTCACACTTCTCGTTTCACGCCagacacaacaaaaaacattaaTCAGCCACTTCCGCTGCCGATGCTCGATGTTAGATTCGTTACCGTTCCGAGCAAAACTCTAATTAGCCGATTCGGGGCttgaaaaatgcaaatatttgctCGTTTTTGTGGAAACTTAGATTTCCACACCtttgttgtatatttatatcgAAATATCGatgttttttccaaaattttatatcgtagtattttttttatctaaaatatagttttttttttattttttccatttggtCTCACTAAGTGTTGGCAACACTAATTTTCTATGCAACTACAACCAAAGTGGcgcttaatttaaataatagtaCTTTTATAGAAATTTAATCTTAATAATCTATAAATTGCCTTAGCTTGTAATTATATTCAACTATTGTGATTGCAGTATCACTCTCTGGAATATGAAATTCCATCGATATTTCCTATGAGAACTTGGGCTATCGATAtgaaatgtgtataaaaaattatattaaaacatagggtattttaaaaatagtaatGTTGGTTTATTTAATGTAGTCTAAAATTGatcatttttcttattttaaatgAATAGAATAAAGAATAGCgttaaaaaaatactgaaaCTTTTATAGAAACTATTCGATAACTTCTTCTCCAGCCCTGGCAAATGCATAACATCTCTGTTTCATAGCACATTAGGTATGGTTTTACACATTTcgcttatttttctcttttataaTTTGAAGTGATTGCAGAAACGACACGGAAAAATGGCGAGTTTGGCTACTAAGGGATCAGGACTTGTTAACAGTAAGTTTCGCTAGTCGAAACCgagtttgtttttgatttgcCAATTCGCATAGTGATCGAAAATTATGTaatgatatattttttgcagGGCTTCTTACACAGGCCAGGCCACAGCTGGATGTGTTCCTGAAGTACGCCAAAGTGGAGCTTACGCCCCCAACGCCAGCCGACATTCCGGCGATCCGTCAGGGACTTGGCAACATCATCAAGGGAGCCAAGACCGGCGCCTACAAGAACCTCACCGTTCGCGAGGCCTGGCTTAACACCCTGGTGACCGCCGAGGTCATCTTTTGGTTCTACATCGGCGAATGCATCGGCAAACGCCACATTGTGGGATACAATGTCTAAATTTACTATAGTCTATGCTTGGCAGTTTTTGGAATGATTGAAAAAATCTTAATTGTGAACATTTCGACACTGAATAAAGTGAAATAATACGATAGTATCTGAAAAGTGTTTCCTCTCCAAGATTATTGCCAATTTTTTATCTATTTAGGTAAAATAAGGTAAACAAAATAGTCATATTTAAATGTCCGTTACTCAAAAACAGAATCAGAAAGTTTATGATCTTAGTTTCTGGTAATTAAAGGGTTTTAACCAGAAAGGTTAAGGTTTTTAAGGTCTTATTTATTAAcatataaaaatttcaaagtGTGCGGATTTTTTGTTCAGAAGATATGATAGTTTGAACTTAGCGCTGCACGCGTAGCGTCTTTGAGTGCGAGCGCTAGCACACTCTACTTCCAGGGCGGTCATGAAATTAAGAGTTTTTGTTTCATATCATAATAAAATAAGGTTAAAAAAGACACAAACATAGGATTTTATTACATTAAagtacattttaaataaaacaagaaaggaaagctaacttcgggcggagccgaagttgatatacccttgcagttcagtcgcagtccgctaggtggcgccacgcatcttatattattagatatatagcggatcgtttatagtcggcccatccttatgaaatttggcaaatcagattattttgtccaaaatataatctgtaccaagtcccatctttctaacttaaaaaacaccaaagttatgccaattccgatcgttgtatgacagctataggatatagttcaAACTATCGTATCTTCTGAACAAAAAATCCGCACactttgaaatttttatatgttaataaataagacctatagaatatttataatttttttcagaatttttgATGCTCCAGAACGATATTTTGcaaaaactttgtttaaataaacatttataaataaaaaaataaaaaagaattcgctttgacaaaaatttcattataaaCTACGACAAAATAGTAAAAAGCTGTGAAAATTTCATTCCATTTGAGCGAATAGATTATGAGATATagcgaaacgaaaaaaaaatgtcaagaAATTGTTTATGTCAATAACTAgcataataaattttttttggaaattatattttgggaATTACTTTTACTGCTT includes these proteins:
- the LOC6498643 gene encoding wiskott-Aldrich syndrome protein family member 3 isoform X2, whose translation is MPLPKRSIEPVHVARSVYQQDELQSVELETVTNTTLTNIIRQLSSLSKHAEDVFGELARDVANIGDRANSLQARIDRLAIKVTQLDSTVEEVPLTDITRKKAFKSAKVFDQQIFSRATMPAPMLETYAQCDKPPPLDKLNVYRDDGKDGLKFYTDPNYFFELWRQEMLKDTERVMHDKGKKMNRPRQDGGAGGAAGRSNKKQKTKIRQPHNTREKQRQLVLVHGETLMPNNVIYRTPNSMVNEEAGYGNTVKPYNMLSHLENNSNVTKQTAVAIADMGVYDTRPPRPNSIELRHSYQSEQIDGSTYDQVNPQMGHNQYAASFGANGMAGAQQMHMQQHQQMYDAGLYQSHSLYGQAGQGVMSPEPIYGPGTPSRNKPRPSQPPPAPPSNGSGGGTPTASNANTPTRGRSMSTSRDALPPPPPVPDAMSPMSAMNGANSGHIAAKLLGRANSTSRAGSPQMTPNSVQNANDMVMTQLSNTFNNMGMGGNQLNSLSDLPPPPPVPDQHSPKMSPPNAAPPPPPPPPPVEDGMGGGSGNQHTMRPHQILPKSLANGEMPGQQNGGPHIVAAKKLLPPFHDPRNDLMKAIRDGITLRKVEKSEQKEFERNTAPLDVASILARRVAIELSESEDSDSDDDSEGWMEPNETSA
- the LOC6498643 gene encoding wiskott-Aldrich syndrome protein family member 3 isoform X1; this translates as MPLPKRSIEPVHVARSVYQQDELQSVELETVTNTTLTNIIRQLSSLSKHAEDVFGELARDVANIGDRANSLQARIDRLAIKVTQLDSTVEEVPLTDITRKKAFKSAKVFDQQIFSRATMPAPMLETYAQCDKPPPLDKLNVYRDDGKDGLKFYTDPNYFFELWRQEMLKDTERVMHDKGKKMNRPRQDGGAGGAAGRSNKKQKTKIRQPHNTREKQRQLVLVHGETLMPNNVIYRTPNSMVNEEAGYGIQLVRIQTVSEAETDASHHQVVGNVNDVDMGVYDTRPPRPNSIELRHSYQSEQIDGSTYDQVNPQMGHNQYAASFGANGMAGAQQMHMQQHQQMYDAGLYQSHSLYGQAGQGVMSPEPIYGPGTPSRNKPRPSQPPPAPPSNGSGGGTPTASNANTPTRGRSMSTSRDALPPPPPVPDAMSPMSAMNGANSGHIAAKLLGRANSTSRAGSPQMTPNSVQNANDMVMTQLSNTFNNMGMGGNQLNSLSDLPPPPPVPDQHSPKMSPPNAAPPPPPPPPPVEDGMGGGSGNQHTMRPHQILPKSLANGEMPGQQNGGPHIVAAKKLLPPFHDPRNDLMKAIRDGITLRKVEKSEQKEFERNTAPLDVASILARRVAIELSESEDSDSDDDSEGWMEPNETSA
- the LOC6498643 gene encoding wiskott-Aldrich syndrome protein family member 2 isoform X4 gives rise to the protein MPLPKRSIEPVHVARSVYQQDELQSVELETVTNTTLTNIIRQLSSLSKHAEDVFGELARDVANIGDRANSLQARIDRLAIKVTQLDSTVEEVPLTDITRKKAFKSAKVFDQQIFSRATMPAPMLETYAQCDKPPPLDKLNVYRDDGKDGLKFYTDPNYFFELWRQEMLKDTERVMHDKGKKMNRPRQDGGAGGAAGRSNKKQKTKIRQPHNTREKQRQLVLVHGETLMPNNVIYRTPNSMVNEEAGYGIQLVRIQTVSEAETDASHHQVVGNVNDVDTVKPYNMLSHLENNSNVTKQTAVAIADMGVYDTRPPRPNSIELRHSYQSEQIDGSTYDQVNPQMGHNQYAASFGANGMAGAQQMHMQQHQQMYDAGLYQSHSLYGQAGQGVMSPEPIYGPGTPSRNKPRPSQPPPAPPSNGSGGGTPTASNANTPTRGRSMSTSRDALPPPPPVPDAMSPMSAMNGANSGHIAAKLLGRANSTSRAGSPQMTPNSVQNANDMVMTQLSNTFNNMGMGGNQLNSLSDLPPPPPVPDQHSPKMSPPNAAPPPPPPPPPVEDGMGGGSGNQHTMRPHQILPKSLANGEMPGQQNGGPHIVAAKKLLPPFHDPRNDLMKAIRDGITLRKVEKSEQKEFERNTAPLDVASILARRVAIELSESEDSDSDDDSEGWMEPNETSA
- the LOC6498643 gene encoding wiskott-Aldrich syndrome protein family member 3 isoform X3, producing the protein MPLPKRSIEPVHVARSVYQQDELQSVELETVTNTTLTNIIRQLSSLSKHAEDVFGELARDVANIGDRANSLQARIDRLAIKVTQLDSTVEEVPLTDITRKKAFKSAKVFDQQIFSRATMPAPMLETYAQCDKPPPLDKLNVYRDDGKDGLKFYTDPNYFFELWRQEMLKDTERVMHDKGKKMNRPRQDGGAGGAAGRSNKKQKTKIRQPHNTREKQRQLVLVHGETLMPNNVIYRTPNSMVNEEAGYGNMGVYDTRPPRPNSIELRHSYQSEQIDGSTYDQVNPQMGHNQYAASFGANGMAGAQQMHMQQHQQMYDAGLYQSHSLYGQAGQGVMSPEPIYGPGTPSRNKPRPSQPPPAPPSNGSGGGTPTASNANTPTRGRSMSTSRDALPPPPPVPDAMSPMSAMNGANSGHIAAKLLGRANSTSRAGSPQMTPNSVQNANDMVMTQLSNTFNNMGMGGNQLNSLSDLPPPPPVPDQHSPKMSPPNAAPPPPPPPPPVEDGMGGGSGNQHTMRPHQILPKSLANGEMPGQQNGGPHIVAAKKLLPPFHDPRNDLMKAIRDGITLRKVEKSEQKEFERNTAPLDVASILARRVAIELSESEDSDSDDDSEGWMEPNETSA
- the LOC6496876 gene encoding ATP synthase subunit g, mitochondrial, whose product is MASLATKGSGLVNRLLTQARPQLDVFLKYAKVELTPPTPADIPAIRQGLGNIIKGAKTGAYKNLTVREAWLNTLVTAEVIFWFYIGECIGKRHIVGYNV